A window from Amblyomma americanum isolate KBUSLIRL-KWMA chromosome 7, ASM5285725v1, whole genome shotgun sequence encodes these proteins:
- the LOC144098023 gene encoding sulfotransferase ssu-1-like, with the protein MKWFVCRSGKPDLLPVLRDGLPPPSGLELQRSQPSLELFGVEDAENIARPGLTRTHFNYDLAPKSPKAKYMWVCRNPKDVCVSFFYHKKARTAYDFTEGKFEDYFEIFLQGANDFGDYFDYELSGRAHRNDLNVVLLNYEDIRVDPRSLVLRLAAFLGEEYHRRLVQEPEIPNRVLERSTIDYMKGKTAGIINTFFDKPPVNNQNLCPGINHYMETLMKTLGMRTSFGKVS; encoded by the exons ATGAAGTggtttgtctgccgctccgggaaaccag ATCTCTTACCTGTTCTTCGCGACGGGCTGCCTCCTCCTAGCGGGCTTGAATTGCAGAGGAGCCAACCCTCGCTCGAGCTGTTCGGAGTCGAAGACGCGGAGAATATTGCGCGGCCTGGCCTTACCAGGACGCACTTTAACTACGACTTGGCACCAAAGAGTCCGAAAGCAAAGTACATGTGGGTCTGCAGAAACCCCAAAGACGTATGCGTCTCTTTTTTCTACCACAAGAAGGCTCGCACAGCATACGACTTCACTGAGGGAAAATTTGAAGATTATTTCGAGATCTTCCTTCAAGGCGCCAACGATTTCGGCGACTACTTCGACTACGAGCTTTCTGGGCGCGCCCACCGCAACGACCTCAACGTGGTTCTCCTAAACTACGAGGACATCAGGGTTGACCCACGGAGTCTAGTACTGAGACTTGCCGCTTTTCTGGGAGAAGAGTACCACCGCAGACTCGTCCAAGAACCAGAAATCCCGAATCGGGTCCTCGAGCGCAGTACCATAGACTACATGAAAGGTAAAACAGCTGGCATCATAAACACTTTCTTCGACAAACCACCAGTGAACAACCAGAACCTGTGTCCTGGGATAAATCACTACATGGAAACTTTGATGAAAACCCTAGGGATGCGAACTTCTTTCGGAAAGGTGTCGTAG